The following nucleotide sequence is from Aedes aegypti strain LVP_AGWG chromosome 3, AaegL5.0 Primary Assembly, whole genome shotgun sequence.
TCGTCGTTTCTGGGTTTATATATTGTTACAAAAGCTTACAATGTTTAACTGCTTAATCTATTTTCTATTGGTGAGAATGAGACAACTGGAGTCCATACTTAAAAATTATTCATCTTTGCAAATGTGGCATTTTGTATGCCTAGGTGGCCCGGCCAGGGCGATGCAATTTGAAACCTTTCGATTTCGTTTGCCCGTCCGTGTAGGGCTCACGCGGAGGAGGGAAAAAGGAATGTAAATAATTCTGACACTTGAGGTGCGGTTGTCGCATATGGTTGTAATTTCAATATCTTGCACTTTTCGAGTGCATTGGTCGGTTTCAGGCGGATGGCCTTTGAGTTTGTTTATGATTGTGGGTTTCGGTgatcagtggttctcaacccacgacaaatcattaattgaataaaaataatttccgcttataaaaaagctgttattcccCTTGAAGTTTGTGTTtcgaataagagctgaataaaccttcgaaaatgcaaatatagtagcttttgttttacaacacataagaagtttaacaattaactgattaacagcttctataggttgtagccatcattttagcaaaatattgaacatttgattaacaacaaatcgtacaaaagtttcagtgtcttatacttaaaatgttgaccagcatgattggtaaaacttaaaaacaatgcgaataacagtatatgagtatgcttttattcaagcaaaacatagCATGTCTttatatgttattttcaaatgtttcaaatgtttttcgaaTCAAATCTAAGACATGTTGACGACTATGGGtcaacgagggtaaagttcgaattggattaaaaacatcataatttaaattttccaaatgtagtgatcatcatctgcgacgttattgatatcgAGAAAAGTTACTaaccataacatttttaatgatgaTCAAAGTATAGAtaataatttacaaataattaaattttaatcagtcaattgttaaacttcttatgtgttgtagaacaaaagctactatacttgcattttcaaaggtttattcagctcgtattcaaaacacaaacttcaagtggaataacagcttttttataagcggaaattaattttattcaattaaatgATTCagctaaaaatttgttcaacaatggttgctgctatgcagcttgtattaaacacgtaagtatcttTATTGTTCCTTGGgggtgacagctgaaaaaatgccctacaaagagctgagaatatgctatttagatccaaatttaagacaatgttcaacatttgtcattggaatgaataatagtagtatcaacacttattaaacttctccaaagaatctctgccgacttgtcaagattgttttactaatgagttgaacaagtcatttttccttctattaaagagccaatattccaccaaaaaaatataattgtgtaaacagatgtacaggagacgaactaacgttttggttgcttcgtACTTCAGCAGTTTCCATGCTTAATATGAACATGATTtaaagctgaataggtattttataaaatctgaatacaacatagatatatcatGCGAGCAGTTAATCCAAAGAAggccaaaataacgattaataaacgcattgttcagcaacaaataagccttacaaaagaggtcgcaccatagccaaattttcgaaaaatgaacaaaatatttaaaaatttcgttGTACTCCTAATGTATTACAATGTTCAACTCAAtaatattacagttaactctcccttactcgatattccgtatctcgatatcgagttagagaaccatagtaaaagttggttttcatggctaactcgatggtcccttggatcgcagttgcatgggttttgtgttctgtaactcgatacctccctaactcgatggtcccttcaatatcgagtaagagagagttgactgtattatcaTTCATCTCTATTTGAGTAGCTTTTCGACCTTGGCGAATTCGTCACTGacttactaatatataaaaacatattggatacaataataactgatgctttctcaatacaattattcaattatgtttagaaaatattttgaatcagtcttctgatataggattattttgaaaaacaaaaagagcACATTTAACATACAAATGGTTGAAATATACTCTATATTTCTAAAATTCTTAATATATGGAAAGGTACGACAAATACTTAAAATATTAATCTAATACAAATATtatatatgaaataaatgaattttattatAGTTAAatgaacaattaaattaaagttttaacaagttaaaacttattattaaattagattaatcatttcagactgttttaactttgtgaataaactttatttttgactatcattgacataaattttctcaatgtgtactataaatagccgactaaattcagctcgcatcagtactgaacagcagcagaaaTAATGCACTTGTTCAGTTGTggatcagcatagcacgtgttgattagacATTGGTTGAacagaagctcaagcatgatcaatgttcagctacaagaggtttatattgggaaggctgatatatgaattcaaggatggcgcagatggcaaggtaccgctgacgatgggaaagtttgaatccagtatccaggtaATTATTGAAagtggttattaattcatggtaaaagTGCATTTGATGTATACGGTGTAAGcgatttttagtaatttatttgttttcaatttattttgtggcagttgaataaaagctgagataaATGCTTATAAATTACTATTATATTatgaagttgtagaataaagtcaatatacaacgacacgctttataacttctccaaatttgtgtgaacaacgcctgaacaaaggtttcacatggaaataattaaaatgttgttaaacatgatgctgtattaaactgcaataatgttgtttgttaaattcgcgttgttaaatcatcaatccttattaggctgagtgaaacctgaatacacatcatttcaatatattattacagtcactaaatgataggtagcctaataatttcgccagatttgcttgaacaatgtgtgcgtaacagctgcaaagtaatataataaagcaactaatcagtatgtagttgtgaaaaattgcttaataaatgattttaaaataggcaaatgtttcttgggtgTACAGCATCGctatcaattataatatgcttaagaaTATTTTTGCCGTTCGTagtaaataaaatgtcaaccgtattcccagaagcgttgattcataactgtggggcattgaaaaccataccacaattatgaagcaaagataagacgattccaaaacaaacgccaaaacgcaTGCTATCACTAGCACGCCATTCGTTTACcacgcagataaattgctgttacagtgttttgatccataatatgagtcgatttgatccataataaggatacTCCCCTCTCACTGATctacatctgtggggtggacatcgtttgaaatttctatcgaaatcgacacttttccGTAAATAATCGggtattttgaggtgtattctaaaaaacaactatattcttcagtgccagggaggtaattttgttttgtcacCATTGTCAGCgtcacctttttttttaatcatattttgttctgaaaaatgacccttagttgatccataactgtggggtgactacTTATCAACTCATCCACGTAGGCTTCGACAATTGGACTGTTTACGAGAAGTATCGAAGTAAACTTCCTTAGCAACCAGATATTCTGATTTAGGCCGCTGTCTTGGAACGTAGATTCGTGCTTCTTCCAGGCAGCTCGTGCATCGGTCGCATCCAGAACCAGACTGTAATTATAGTTCTTCAGGCTCAAACAGGTCCTTCCGTTTTCTCCACTTCCGTGATTGATGTTATTCAGCGACATTTCAATTCAAGTTAAACTGTTTGAGGTttcttgattttaaaatttctcccaTACTTCTTCCGATTATGGCTCTCTTGCTGAGCCGATAACCTtaggaccgatgcacgagttcactatctgacgtttgagcggtgccgtgttatttacgtgaccatggcaacgagtgaattcggcaccgctctaacgtcaaattcgtgaacacgtgcatcggtccataccgcaccgcttaaacgtcaaattagtgaattcgtgcatcggtccatggacctttgcacgtgttcgctaatttgacgtttgagctgtgccgaattcactcgttgccatggtcacgtaaataacacggcaccgctcaaacgtcagataaagaactcgtgcatcggtccattgcagAATGAAAATTTATCGTAAATTGCTTAGCAACCAATAACAACTTCATAGCGACgcgtataagccattttatgagacgtttcgaatcatatggtttccgtttgtttaccagctttgaaagtttctggcgggccgatttatttacgtttcttctagcgctacatttggaaggagcatattcaataatggcgctggtggcaatGCAACACAGTTTTTAATGttcgcatgtaaaatttaaatctGTAGGCAGGGAAGATATTTTTTCATCTACGTTATCTGTAATACATGTAAACCGGGCagaaacatgcgctgaaagagacggggaagtcatcggcaacaaaaatgtgaccagcgccattcagatatcatgctagttttttgaacaacaacaatgagcggcccgccagaaagcgtcattcgaacgtctcgtaaaatggcttattactGTGTTACTACGATCTCAACAACCTCTCTGTCTCTACCAGATTGGAAtgacataaaaaatgtataaaatgaACATAGTCAACATTCAAACTTAACAAAcgcttttattttcaaaaattcacggAAAGCGCTCATATTTACAGTTTACTATTCGATGAGTAAAACGTATGACATTTTTCGTGTGTGTTTGGTGCTCGTTCCGAAACTTATAGTTTCCATTCAgactatttgaaatatttttaaaatattcgcAAACCATTTAAAAGTTCGAACTTGCTCCTTACTTCTTCTTGTGGAAAATTTCTAATCAGCTTGAAACTCTGTGTTGAATTATAAATCATCTTTCTGAAAGATCGATCTCGTTTAACTTGTTAGCTTGAGGCTGATATAACAATGTTTGCGATTCTTTGATTTTGAAGTACTTGATTCTATCTCTCTTCTAGAATATGATGTATGTAAAATTAAAGTGCCATTCGACGGCATTATCATAACTGTTTTCTTCAGAACCAGAACGTCCGATTTGGACGAAATAAAACCGCTATTATTCTTTCTTCTTTCCGATTTTGCACCTTCAAATGGGCACAATTGATGAGATCAACTCACGTAAAAATACTTACAACTTTGTGCAGAATTGACGGCTCAGTAAAAGCGCTCCTTATCGGAAGTGGTATAATATCGCTTACCGGAGCCTGCGGCATCGGACGAATGGGTTGCCGGCTGGTAGCTACGCTTCCAGTAGTCATTGCGGACCATTTCTTGAACGGGATTGGCtgcaaatgttgaaaaatagtTGAAATTAAGTCTTTTTGTAAATACGTAATTAATTTAACACATCATAATCTGTTTATTCTGTGTGAGTTTCATGTTTTAAGGATGTTCAGTATTCCCCCAAAATAGCATGAGTCgcgaattattattattattatttttatgaaaagatTTCAGTCCTTcgatcaaaaaatgtacaacCATGTTCTTTAACCCTTCAATACCCAGctccgcctttagacggggtacactttggaattttgtgtatttttttgtagcttggaAATTTTTGGCTTGAAcattgactcataacacgcatatgagaaaagtttttttgacttttgaaacttttttgtatttttggaaattgtttgaaaaattgtattcttatataacctacaaatgcctggggtttatttaaccttttatattttttctactattaacctataacagaagaaaagcttggtggtattaaaataatttcaaacctgtttttccgttaattacacggaaaataaaaatattttcagaaaaatattgaaaatttattatttttcaaagtatcttaaaacttgaatttttattactgccaaaaatcagtaactagaagaggcatcaaaaaaaaaaatgaaaaagggtagcaatgttcaaaaataaaaattataaaaatcaaaaactaaaattcatagatttgcgaataaaaataaatcattgcccaaaacgtgtttagaacgattttagataaataaaaatgacattTAGATCGAACATAAAAAATTGGGTGTTAGAGGGTTAAACTTAGCTATTGAAATTAAAAAGCAAAATGTTCTAATGTATTGATCATAGCAAAGAGTTTCACATTAGCAAAGAGATAGGacatttttctgttttttttttaacattcctGGAAGCATGGAACTCACACCGAATTAGAAAAATCTGAAGGGTCAAGGATCATTTAGAGAAAATTGGAAATCGGTTCACAGGTCGTTGAATAACTTACTCGGATACTGCACGTACAGCTCGTCGTACGTGATTCGGTAGTAGCTATCCAAGTACACGTGCTGCCCGTGGGTGGTGGCCTGGGACTGTAACCGTTTCCGCAGCGTCTGCTGGTGGTACTGTCCTTCTACATGGTACGCCAGGTGGGCCACATTGAGTCCGTAGTAGCCGCAAACGCGGCAGGTTAGTCGCGAGGGAAGTTGCGATCCATCCACCCGGATGGCGTAGATGATGGTCCCGTTGTAGACGTGCCGGTCGGAGAACAGGGAGATGGAATCGCCGGCACGGATCTCCATGTAGGCGTAGTATTCGGGGACGTTGAAGCGGTTTTCCTGGGTGTACAGTTGGAAGTTGGTGACGGTTCCGAATTCGGAGAAGTAACTGGTCGTTTCGTGAATGACCGGGGCTTGGTCGTGGAATCCCACGAGGAGGACGTTCAGAACTCGATGAGATGAACTGGGCTTTGGGTCGACCTGTTGGTAGTTTTGGTACTGATGGTCGTAGCGGCGCCGTTTTTGGTGGCGATCGTCCGGTTCATCATCCGGTTCGGAGCGACGCTTTTGATGACCGACTTCCGGTTTGGCAGACCACTTTTTCTTGGTCAGAAGGGCGGTTGTGCGGCCTCTGGCGTCCTCAATCTTGAGGATCTCTTTGTGAGGCTGAACTTGGCGACCGCGGGTCTTCAAAGTTACCTTGAGGGGAGTTTTGGAATTTACATCTTCCGGAGCGGGTCGATTCTGCTGGTATCGGTCCAGCATGTTTCTGGACTTGGGAGCCGTGTTGACTTTGACCATTACGGAACTGCGGTCCCGCTGGAAGCCACTGGAATCGTTGATGGTTATTCGCTCGTGCTTTGGCCGCTCCAGCGGTTTGATTTGCTTCACTTCGGAAGTGGACGAAACACTCGGTCCCAACTTGGCCCTTATCCCCGAAGGCGCTGGATTCGTCGAGGGAACGCAGGGCTGGAATGTGTTTAAAGTAGGGGCTTTAGAGACTTTGCGCTTGTAAATAGATCAATAAAAAGACgatcaactgatggaacatACATAGGTGCTGCTAAGTGATCAATCAGGACAGTGATATTGCACAAAGAATCACTCAGATTGATCTTgggttgtattttttttcacaattttcaatgtaaattgACACGTTCTTCAATATTGCTCGATTGAAAACGGCGCCGGCCATGTCCTTATGTATATTGGGGAGAGAAgggaatgttagttagatagccgttgttactagaaaagCGGAGAATCTCCTGCATTTCCCACAGCGCAGCTAGCTTGGGAGTAGGAATGTTTTGTTAGTGATGGATAGGGTATTCGACCGAAATGATACCGGTAAGCGGTTGAGTCAATTTAAACAATTCTAGCGATAGATAGCACTGATGATGTTTAATGGCATTAAAAAAGATGACACAAAGAGATAGAGAGAGATAGCCTATTAGGAAGAATGTATGAAAAAGGCACGGGTCTGGGATTGAACTTACGACCTCCTGCTTGGGAAGCAGATAGTCACTAGACcaccaatattttattttattttattttatttattaatgaaaatACTTGCAGCGTAAGGGTATTTCCCTTATAAATTTACTACAATCGGTATTATTTTTGTTCTCAAAATTTACCACTTCCATTCTTTacaaattcaataaattcaaacaatacaaacattattttttctctttttcgTTGACTTGCTGCATCGTTCACTCTAATTTCCCCCATTAAGCCAGCTTAAACATTCACGACGGAAACTTGTTGCTGAACGCGTAACTTTAATTTCATTAGGAAGTTGATTCCATAGTATAATTGCACGTACAAAGAAAGTATTACCGTAGTGCGACGAGTTATGCTGCAATAACACAAAGTGTCGTACTCGGATGCTTCTGAAAGGTTGCAGCTTATCAGCAAGATATTTTGGCCCCTGATTTATTATCTTAAACAATGTTGTGTAGCAAcgtaatttgaagaaattgtaaAAGGAACACCCCAAAAGTTGTCGTTGTAAGTGCGTTACTCTAGAATATCTGTTAAGATTAAATATCCAGCGTACACAGTACAAAACGTTTGATAGgaaattttgacatttgattaaactttcaaaattttcgttcCCAGCAGCTGCATAatacaaaacaatcaaatttgtAGGACGATTTattgaaatatctaaaaaaaaac
It contains:
- the LOC110678927 gene encoding uncharacterized protein LOC110678927; the encoded protein is MSHPPYDSQQSSSGTTMPMTTHYHPQQQQQVHHRAEVEYFYVYVAESELSNVGNWILLEPDKTLSLKNLREYYSTCFGIKHKLLNAKNEMEVRYIRYHNGYFRFPPGLDLNNTRFVAYYYSDLDDIRAFMEMAEANDKDQARVGMPVTTLATSQPPPQPEGHNDTTLMGRTSVFEMDSILRSGAQSTPVKGSISRQMPTTENVSSTSDVILNEPPVEVISVQDSQDTLRLSLPPPPPGPPKPVTKDNHNLKPCVPSTNPAPSGIRAKLGPSVSSTSEVKQIKPLERPKHERITINDSSGFQRDRSSVMVKVNTAPKSRNMLDRYQQNRPAPEDVNSKTPLKVTLKTRGRQVQPHKEILKIEDARGRTTALLTKKKWSAKPEVGHQKRRSEPDDEPDDRHQKRRRYDHQYQNYQQVDPKPSSSHRVLNVLLVGFHDQAPVIHETTSYFSEFGTVTNFQLYTQENRFNVPEYYAYMEIRAGDSISLFSDRHVYNGTIIYAIRVDGSQLPSRLTCRVCGYYGLNVAHLAYHVEGQYHQQTLRKRLQSQATTHGQHVYLDSYYRITYDELYVQYPTNPVQEMVRNDYWKRSYQPATHSSDAAGSGKRYYTTSDKERFY